A single Drechmeria coniospora strain ARSEF 6962 chromosome 03, whole genome shotgun sequence DNA region contains:
- a CDS encoding E3 ubiquitin-protein ligase produces MFSTFTGSSKRPRNVNLSGQAGNPFANTSWSPSVASNATKTVSDAQAEREKRQIERRRLKAAGKIQMVWRGHRTRTALAETRRAMFDDIYNSSSNASPGQRSLPAINLLLAFFSARRADDIQRAVTFARDSDEVPLDQIIPANMHSCRLRRFVDILVQSLHEISTPGRDPLQDADILLKLLIQIISDSPTIVIKSIGQYFEALAQLSRSHEAGHWKELIATALTIPLHQESDDAESCAYSALAFSFLAKNGLTQFEANIDLFSEAIDTGKLSMAIIADYDVKSGRAILSKDDLLWLLAHFIDLGHIRLNPSDKFAYLSAVFSQLSFLSADLSARSSIRSTSDVPSNDPDSSIATPFYPYVSHQLSSLVDHSGITKLLHDFSDSLAETINRELQRTSILAGYILALLQSFPGSADDTRMRLSLAQIPTTTGEIPTVKFLWQIMKQTSIFRKLQSESEKPTVMLRRYLHGSSRPFGETIEDQEWRIILLFLELYMFILRLSDDEDFFSGMSNQRFESSSAISQLRACSLSRADVDALTTALKNTAFSLHYKANEVARSHEEAELLTESRLKPYLGSDGSVDGAASATSARVDLDSLRSIITTTLRMLYERDSRMHFLSATHWLMTDKLEQEDFVNAVIAEEERQNQEAEDKDSDDEGSLSLDDYDVNPEFYSTVAAQRLSRNARLERLKAQQIRSQRDRRLAEMGPKLEILKHMPFVVPFETRVMIFRQFIHLDRVRRDGDNPFPMFPMHPSARHHARIRRGQLFDDAYEQFYQLGDGLKDPIQITFVDQFDAPEAGIDGGGVTKEFLTSVTSEAFGNERGGLGMFTPNEQGLLFPNPTIADTMRQSLRQRGLRDGDGEFGYAMANLFKRFEFLGRIVGKCMYEGILVDLAFAGFFLLKWPSAGTKGENAYKGSINDLRDMDAELYNGMLRLKNYAGDLSDLGFDFTVEDQVSAPGQPVKTVTRKLIANGDLTPVTNDNRLLYISYMARHRLVVQPSLQTAAFLRGLHTMIKPSWLSMFNQSELQRLVGGDSSEIDINDLRHNTVYSGLYEIGDDREEHPTIKLFWKVMEGFTDAQRRDVLKYVSSTPRAPLLGFSQLRPKFSIRDGGTDEERLPSTSTCVNLLKLPRYTSEKTLRDKLLYAVTSGAGFDLS; encoded by the exons ATGTTCTCGACATTTACGGGCAGCTCGAAGCGACCCCGTAATGTCAACTTGAGCGGGCAGGCCGGCAACCCCTTTGCGAATACCTCATGGAGCCCCTCGGTCGCCTCGAATGCCACCAAGACTGTCTCCGATGCGCAGGCCGAACGGGAGAAACGACAGAtcgagcggcggcgcctcAAGGCCGCTGGCAAGATTCAGATGGTGTGGAGAGGCCACAGAACAAGAACAGCGCTGGCCGAGACGCGGAGGGCCATGTTCGACGACATTTATAACTCTTCATCGAACGCTAGCCCCGGTCAGCGATCTCTACCTGCGATTAACCTACTTCTTGCATTTTTCTCGGCTCGGCGAGCCGACGACATTCAGCGAGCCGTTACATTCGCCAGAGACTCAGATGAAGTCCCTCTCGACCAGATTATTCCGGCCAACATGCATTCCTGCAGACTAAGGCGTTTTGTGGACATACTCGTCCAGTCGCTCCACGAAATCTCCACCCCCGGGAG AGATCCACTGCAAGACGCAGACATACTGTTGAAGCTTCTTATCCAGATAATCTCGGACTCTCCTACCATTGTAATAAAATCGATTGGCCAATACTTTGAGGCACTAGCACAGCTCAGTCGATCTCACGAAGCTGGTCATTGGAAAGAGCTGATAGCGACGGCCCTCACGATACCGCTCCATCAAGAGTCGGATGATG CAGAGTCATGTGCATACAGTGCCCTCGCCTTTTCCTTCTTGGCAAAGAATGGCTTGACTCAGTTCGAGGCCAACATAGACTTGTTTTCAGAGGCTATTGACACTGGAAAGCTTTCCATGGCAATCATCGCAGACTACGACGTCAAATCCGGAAGAGCTATATTATCCAAGGACGACTTATTGTGGCTTTTGGCTCACTTCATTGACCTTGGTCACATCCGGCTGAACCCATCCGATAAGTTTGCTTATCTGAGCGCCGTGTTTTCGCAGCTTTCGTTTCTTTCCGCGGATTTAAGCGCGCGGTCTTCCATTCGGTCTACATCAGACGTGCCCTCCAATGACCCCGATTCCTCCATTGCAACGCCTTTTTATCCTTATGTCTCACATCAACTGAGCTCGCTTGTCGATCATTCTGGCATCACTAAGCTTTTGCATGATTTCTCGGATAGTTTGGCAGAGACGATAAACCGTGAGCTGCAAAGAACCagcatcctcgccggctaCATACTCGCACTTCTTCAATCCTTTCCGGGCAGCGCCGACGATACACGTATGCGGTTGTCCCTCGCCCAGATTCCAACTACTACTGGCGAAATACCGACGGTCAAGTTTCTATGGCAGATTATGAAACAGACTTCTATATTCCGCAAGCTTCAGAGCGAATCCGAGAAACCAACGGTCATGCTGCGCAGGTACCTTCACGGAAGCTCTCGGCCGTTTGGGGAGACGATCGAGGATCAAGAATGGCGCATTATCTTGCTCTTCCTTgaactgtacatgttcatcCTTCGACTCAGTGATGACGAAGATTTCTTCAGTGGTATGAGCAATCAGCGGTTTGAGAGCAGCTCAGCGATCTCGCAGCTTCGAGCCTGCAGCTTGTCCCGTGCAGACGTCGATGCCCTTACCACTGCGTTGAAGAACACCGCCTTTTCACTTCACTACAAAGCCAACGAGGTTGCTCGAAGCCACGAAGAGGCGGAACTGCTTACAGAGTCACGTCTGAAGCCTTATCTCGGCTCTGATGGTTCCGTTGATGGGGCAGCATCTGCGACGTCCGCAAGAGTCGACTTGGACAGTCTCCGAAGCATCATAACGACGACCCTGAGAATGCTTTATGAACGGGATTCGAGAATGCATTTCTTGTCCGCGACTCACTGGCTCATGACAGACAAGCTTGAACAAGAAGACTTTGTTAATGCCGTCATCGCGGAAGAAGAGCGACAGAATCAAGAGGCAGAAGACAAGGACAGCGACGATGAGGGGAGTCTGTCCTTGGATGACTACGATGTCAATCCGGAATTCTATTCCACCGTCGCAGCCCAGAGGCTTTCACGAAACGCCAGGCTCGAGAGATTGAAGGCACAACAGATACGATCGCAGAGAGATCGCAGGCTGGCGGAAATGGGCCCGAAGCTTGAAATATTGAAGCACATGCCCTTTGTCGTCCCGTTCGAGACGCGGGTCATGATATTCCGACAGTTTATTCACCTCGACAGAGTCCGCAGAGACGGTGACAATCCGTTTCCGATGTTTCCAATGCATCCCTCGGCACGGCACCACGCCCGGATCCGACGCGGGCAGCTGTTCGACGACGCTTACGAGCAGTTCTACCAACTAGGCGACGGCCTGAAAGATCCCATACAAATCACCTTTGTGGACCAGTTCGATGCGCCCGAAGCAGGCATTGACGGTGGCGGTGTGACGAAAGAGTTTCTCACGAGCGTCACTTCGGAAGCGTTCGGGAATGAAAGGGGTGGTCTGGGCATGTTCACTCCCAACGAGCAGGGTCTCCTCTTTCCCAATCCGACGATTGCGGACACGATGCGCCAGTCGTTACGGCAGCGTGGGTTGcgggatggcgatggcgaatTCGGATACGCCATGGCGAATCTATTCAAGCGCTTCGAGTTTCTCGGCCGTATCGTGGGGAAATGCATGTACGAGGGGATCCTCGTAGACCTGGCCTTTGCTGGTTTTTTCCTCCTCAAGTGGCCGTCGGCAGGAACAAAGGGGGAGAATGCGTACAAGGGCAGCATCAACGACTTGCGCGACATGGATGCGGAGCTGTACAATGGGATGCTACGACTCAAGAACTACGCCGGCGACCTCTCCGACCTCGGGTTCGACTTCACCGTCGAGGATCAAGTCTCGGCGCCGGGGCAACCGGTGAAGACGGTGACGAGAAAGTTGATTGCCAACGGCGACTTGACGCCCGTTACCAACGACAACCGTCTGCTATACATCTCGTACATggctcgccatcgtctcgtcgtccagcCGTCCCTGCAAACGGCAGCATTCCTTCGGGGACTACACACCATGATCAAGCCTTCCTGGCTGTCCATGTTTAACCAGTCCGAGCTGCAGCGGCTCGTGGGCGGGGACTCGTCCGAAATAGACATCAACGATCTCCGGCACAACACCGTCTACAGCGGGCTGTACGAAATCGGCGACGACAGGGAGGAGCACCCGACCATTAAGCTTTTCTGGAAGGTCATGGAGGGCTTCACCGACGCGCAGCGGCGGGATGTTCTCAAATACGTC
- a CDS encoding polyadenylate-binding protein has protein sequence MAANTTSGAVDQLANDLSNTTLNGSGDAKAPTIDTNVAATTEDASGPTPNSAAPHPQNSASLYVGELDPSVTEAMLFELFSQIGAVASIRVCRDAVTRRSLGYAYVNYNSTSDGEKALEELNYTLIKGRPCRIMWSQRDPALRKTGQGNVFIKNLDVAIDNKALHDTFAAFGNILSCKVAQDEHGNSKGYGFVHYETDEAASQAIKHVNGMLLNEKKVYVGHHIPKKDRQSKFEEMKANFTNIYVKNISADATDDQFRELFEQYGDITSSSLARDPEGKSRGFGFVNFTTHEAAFKAVDELNGKDLRGLDLYVGRAQKKHEREEELRKSYEAARLEKASKYQGVNLYIKNLGDDIDDEKLRTMFSEFGPITSAKVMRDTPAETAEKEREEREKEKEKEDKDKENKKDDAAETTEPKEAEEEESADKKSDKKTDKKLGKSKGFGFVCFSNPDDATKAVAEMNQRMIEGKPLYVALAQRKDVRKSQLEASIQARNQLRMQQAAAAAGMPQQYMQPPVFYAPGQQPGFMPQGGRGMPFPQPGLGMGGVQGGRPAQFPGYPQQGGRGGVPQQLPPNMYGMPGQFPPQYGQPGTPQFMAAMQQAQQAALGGGRGGPQGGRGAMPPPNAAGGIPGAGMPGYPPNNRQQGNMGRGVNANGARAGGNFPNQPRGDANTSSALQMQIAAAPPAQQKQMLGELIFPKIQAINADLAGKITGMLLEMDNAELINLIEDDVSLKAKVDEALAVYDEYVKAQGGAEDGEAKKEEEAKA, from the exons ATGGCTGCCAACACCACTTCCGGCGCTGTTGATCAGCTCGCCAATGACCTCAGCAACACTACCCTCAATGGCAGCGGCGATGCCAAGGCTCCCACCATCGACACCAACGTGGCTGCCACCACTGAGGATGCGTCTGGCCCGACCCCAAACTCTGCCGCTCCCCACCCTCAGAACTCTGCCTCTCTTTACGTCGGAGAGCTCGATCCCTCCGTCACCGAGGCCATGCTCTTCGAGCTGTTCTCCCAGATCGGTGCCGTTGCCTCCATCCGCGTCTGCCGTGATGCCGTTACCCGCCGCTCCCTCGGATATGCCTATGTCAACTACAACTCGACTTCGGATGGCGAGAAGGCTCTCGAGGAGCTCAACTATACCCTCATCAAGGGCCGCCCCTGCCGGATCATGTGGTCTCAGCGTGACCCTGCCCTCCGCAAGACCGGCCAGGGCAACGTGTTCATCAAGAACCTGGACGTTGCCATCGACAACAAGGCACTCCACGACACCTTTGCCGCTTTCGGTAACATTCTGAGCTGCAAGGTTGCCCAGGACGAGCATGGAAACTCCAAGGGCTACGGCTTTGTTCACTACGAgaccgacgaggccgctTCGCAGGCCATCAAGCATGTCAACGGCATGCTTCTGAACGAGAAGAAGGTCTACGTTGGCCATCACATCCCCAAGAAGGACCGTCAGAGCAAGTTCGAGGAGATGAAGGCCAACTTCACCAACATCTACGTCAAGAACATCAGTGCCGACGCCACTGATGATCAGTTCCGCGAGCTATTTGAGCAGTATGGCGACatcacctcgtcgtcgcttgCCCGCGACCCTGAAGGCAAGAGCCGtggcttcggcttcgtcaaCTTCACCACCCACGAAGCCGCCTTCAAGGCCGTTGACGAGCTCAACGGAAAGGACCTCCGTGGCCTGGATCTATATGTTGGCCGTGCCCAGAAGAAGCACGAGCGTGAGGAAGAGCTCCGCAAATCCTATGAGGCTGCTCGTCTTGAGAAGGCCAGCAAGTACCAGGGTGTCAACCTCTACATCAAgaacctcggcgacgacattGATGATGAGAAGCTCCGGACCATGTTCTCCGAGTTTGGCCCCATCACTTCAGCCAAGGTGATGAGGGACACGCCCGCGGAAACTGCCGAGAAGGAGCGCGAGGAGcgcgagaaggagaaggagaaggaggacaaggacaaggagaacAAGAaggatgacgccgccgagacgacggagccCAAGGAGGCTGAGGAGGAAGAGTCGGCCGACAAGAAGTCTGACAAGAAGACCGACAAGAAGCTGGGCAAGAGCAAGGGCTTCGGATTCGTCTGCTTCAGcaaccccgacgacgccaccaAGGCTGTCGCCGAGATGAACCAGCGAATGATCGAGGGCAAGCCGCTTTACGTTGCTCTGGCTCAGCGCAAGGATGTTCGCAAGAGCCAGCTCGAGGCTAGTATCCAGGCTCGCAACCAACTGCGCATgcagcaggccgccgccgccgccggaatGCCCCAGCAGTACATGCAGCCTCCCGTCTTCTACGCCCCCGGCCAGCAGCCAGGCTTCATGCCACAGGGTGGTCGTGGGATGCCCTTCCCTCAGCCCGGCCTCGGCATGGGAGGCGTCCAGGGCGGCCGTCCTGCCCAGTTCCCTGGCTACCCCCAGCAgggtggccgaggcggcgtccCCCAGCAGCTCCCCCCCAACATGTACGGCATGCCCGGCCAGTTCCCTCCTCAGTACGGCCAGCCTGGTACGCCGCAGTTCATGGCCGCCATGCAGCAGGCTCAGCAGGCTGCTCTGGGTGGTGGCCGTGGCGGTCCTCAGGGCGGTCGCGGTGCCATGCCGCCCCCCAACGCCGCTGGCGGCATTCCTGGTGCCGGCATGCCTGGCTACCCTCCCAATAACCGCCAGCAGGGCAACATGGGACGCGGTGTCAATGCCAACGGTgctcgcgccggcggcaatTTCCCCAACCAACCCCGCGGCGATGCCAACACCAGCAGCGCTCTCCAGATGCAAATCGCTGCTGCGCCGCCTGCccagcagaagcagatgCTCGGCGAGCTGATTTTCCCCAAGATCCAGGCGATCAATGCGGACCTTGCCGGCAAGATCACGGGCATGCTCCTCGAGATGGACAACGCCGAGCTCATCAACCT CATCGAGGATGATGTCTCgctcaaggccaaggtcgacgaggcgcttGCCGTCTATGACGAGTACGTCAAGGCCCAGggcggtgccgaggacggcgaggccaagaaggaggaggaggccaaggcttAA